The genomic DNA GTTTGAAGCTATGCTGGGTAAGAAAGTTGCTGAGAAGGTtggagaatctgatgttgatcatcagaatgttgaaGACTCTTTGAATCAAGGTGTTGAAGCACCCTTTGAAGATATtagagttgaagaaaatattgagcTTCAAGCTCAGgatattgatgatgatattaGGGAAGTTGCAGAAATTCTAGTATCTGACTCTTTTGGAAGCAAAAATCAACCAATGGATGTTGAAGAAGAAGTTGTGTTGGAACAAGAAAATGTTGAAGCTCATCCTAATTTTGATCTCAACATTGAAGACACTACAAATGATCTCTATGATGAGCTCTTTCAAGATGCTCAGGGAGAAAACATTCAGCAAGATGATTAGAATGTTCAAAATAACACtgatcagaatgttctggaggatGTAGCTCAGAATGTTCCTACTGCACCTGTTGAGCAGCTGTCAGCAGATCCTAATCCTTTGGATTCAGGATCTTTGCCTTCTGAGGAAGTTCAGCTTCTTGCTCAAACtggtcagaatgttccatctgttcaGAACATTGAACAGGCTCAGTTTGTGAACctgtcaacatcaacaatgggGTCTACTGCTGGAATTAGCAAGTATCTCGTGTCTTCCCTGCCAACACCAAGTACCATCCCTTCATTCACACCACCTTCACCACAAACCAAAACGACTCAGAATCTCCCAAACATGTCTTCCTTGTTTAACTCTTTAAACACTTTTGTCACAACAAACAAAGGAAAAGCTGATGTTTCTAGTGATGCTACTCCCTGAATCATTTTTGGTCCTACTCCCTAACCTTTTTGCAGATGACTAaagggggagaagctttaggatttTATGTCTTTAAGTTTTCTAAGTTTAGGCCCTAAGTAGGCTAGTGATCAATAGTTATTGAAGTCttataaaacttcatttttgctTGATCAAACTTAGTTTATATGCcgttttgtttttgaaccatgTTCATCATACAATTGGACTTCatgaatgatattaatgaatgaatattgatgttggttcaaatttgcatattcttatttatgctatggattataaaaatgagggggagctttttaaaacttctaaaaactcataatggattataaaaatgagggggagcattaaaataaaattttcaagctctaaaaattcttcatttataatcaaaatccataatcctaaatcataagtttatcatcttcaaaaagggggagattgttgaggcaaaatccctaattaattttaaagataataaactttaatgattaaggattaaatggactttgattaattccttggtatttaacttgtgctcttgagtgttttcactaagacaggaacaaggtttgaatcataccaagatgcataaaatcaaaggacattgaatccatgaactaattctgaagttcagaaagttagttcagaatgttgatcagagagtttgatcagaacgttctgatgagagctcagaaggttgttcagaagcaactctgttcagaagcaacccagttcagaaggttgttcagaacccagttcagaaggttgttcagaagcaacccagttcaaaaggttgttcagaagcaacccagttcagaaggttgttcagaaccctgttcagaaggttgttcagaagcaacccagttcagaaggttgttcagaagcaacccagattcatcaagaacatgcaagacatgaataaaaggttcagaaaagtacatctgcatggatctatcaacaaataaaggcatggacaaggaactatgtcaaaaggatctttaatgttcatccaagactatgaacattaaagtactaggaatTTTCCAAAGAGAACATTgtcctagatgatgcattcactgcacttcagttgtatcttactattaggtttgattacattaaaagttaagtcttacaaatcaacctaaagtaagaacaaatggaacattctgagatcagaatgttcacttctgcacatgcttccagccatgaacagtgtagttggtggaaagatggaaaagctagcaaaaggagatcttgcatcagagataacgtgtactctgagatgaatcaagcaaatctccttgaagcatgggcctgaagattgcagatccactatcctcTATCTCTCTTTtgcaccaaatccaagacagatttgattcaactttatcctactttttcaagcaacttttgatgcatatggagaagtaacttttgaaggataacacttgaacaaatctcatgtcacgtATGGAATGGATCCATAAACTCATCTGACATTCAtccttgatgaacccagatgaagaacatcatgaatatcaaacattctgatgatcagaatgttcaagctcagctcatgcttactttatgaacagtacagtaggtgaaaagcaaaaagcaaaagcaaagcaaatctgtcatcttcaacaagagatagacacgtctgagagttggtattgaacaaggacaacacaatctctcaaagcatgggcatgaagatgcagaatcccacaaaatcctcctgcaccggttccaagacaaaatatgggaaaggaacattctgatgtatgaagaaaagtccatacattggttattgtccagaaattcatatgaaaagcatatgcatagcccagaacttcatgtgttcattcatacatgatgaacccagatgaagaacatgatgaacccagatgaagatcatcatgaacacaacaacattctgatgttcatcagagatcagaatgtttgcccagaatttcaagttaaagcttgtgggacccaggacacatggcataacaccattggacaccctacaacggctatatgagcccaaagactctataaatagaggacttggcattagcaaaacttgcaccattgcaaagcatacaagaaaacaacttgattttgtttgaagctcctgcaattgaaattgatcaatctctaaggctctTGTTTCCTTAGTGCACATCAATACTCTTTGTTATCTCATGCAAAGATAactttcttcctcctcctcctctgtttgattctcaaacattcaaaccccacacaaattgcaaagcatacaagaaaaacaACTTGAGGTTGTTTTGAAGCTTTAGCATCTGAATTGATCATCACTGAAGATTCTTTAATATCTTCTTGTAGTGTAAACCAATTCTTTCTGTTATCTCTTTAAAGATAACACttccttcctttcttctcttgtctgatttcattcattcaagctccatacaaattgtaacaaagtctcatctaacttttagaggtcctaaagtgttaggttgagcaaaggttgtaaaagtctaagtggttaacttagcaagaaggtgcaagcctgctgaggcttagagaatacaggattgtaattgttcaggtgaacaagattgtaaggtgcaggatttgagaggttatctcaagcatcatagtggaaactctcacaagattgtgaggagtggactaacccacattgggtgaaccactataaatttctgtgtgttctttctctcttccctatactctttaattacagtatacacaacacacacttacacatttactttattaaactgtttatgtgtatgaacttcagaacgttctgaagtcagaatattaacttaactattccaagtaaactacttgagaatcacttttaagtttcaggttaatttttaaagggtcacaattcaaacccccccttccttgtgactattttatctacttcaaaatCCACGtgaaaaaaattaccaaaactaaaatcacaagaaaaataaaggaaagtaAATTTGATATAGTATTAAATAcaactctcttttattttaattaattgacttatttatcactttaattaagGTATAATAAATGTAATATATTCATTTATTGTTTCTTAACCAGTGCCTTGAAAGATAGGAACCTTAAGTTGTGGCAACAAGTGTCAGACTTAAGCGTTAGAATCCTGTAGAGAGCCAAGCACCTACTAGAAGGTTGGAGGAATGCTAATTGCAagtagagaaatgatatttgtacaaccactttctaacaaatttttgacaaatttttctctcatactcacattatactcttattctctctctttatttttctctctccattgtttttgactaatgaaaagagagaaaaaagaagttgtcacataagttgtctcatttggttgttcaaataacactactcttgCAAGTAAAATCCCTCAAGTCAGGTTTACATAGCTTCCACTATAGGTCTTCACCAACATGATGACTAATATTTGGACCACTAGGATAGAGATATCAGATGGAGGAAACCAAGGTGCGGTAGAATTAACTGTAATGTTGATGCCTCTTTTTCTAATTCCAACAATAAGGTCGGAATAGGCATGTGCATTCGAGATTCAGCAAGAAACCATGTCCGCTCAAAAACCATGTGTGTGGTTCGATCAATTATGCTGAGTGGAAGTTCGGGAAGCCTTGGGTCTATACCATGCAATTCGGTGGATACATAAACTTCAACTcataaatgttgattttgagattGATTCGAAAATAGTAgctgattattttaataaaagtcgTGGAGATATCACCAAGTTTCGTTCCATTATGGATAGTAGTATCCAATTATGTAATTCCTATTTAACAAACTCTCATGTGGAGTTTATTAGACgacaagcaaatgaggttgcCCATAAATTATCTAAGGTAGCCACATCAATTCCTACCTTCCGTATCTCTTTGATAGGATTCCAACATGTATTactgatttaatttttaatgaaatgatataagttatttttcttaaaaaaaattagttcatAAAATATTGCGAAAAAATTATTTGACGAGGTTTAGTTGGATGTGAAAGAATTTACATTGTCAATGCATGAAAACTAATCTCTAAacctaaattattttcttaatagtGATTTATTtaccgtgcttggcacgggctCCATAGTAGTTTTACAAAAGTTTAATGGTAATTAATTTCTCAAAGAAAcgtgtaattaatttttgtctttattttttctgtcGGAAATGAGGGATCAGACGTCATTTAGTCCATACGAAGAATTGGACAACAACCCTTTAACGTGTTTATCATCATGACTTAAGGATTTAATCAAAGTATCAATCCCATTTAATTAGTTGAAACTTTTACCTTCTTTCACTTGATCATATCTTTAATTGCACGCACTCGGTTACGGTAACTATCTCCTAATTTAAATCCTCTTAGACCATTTTGACGAAGAAAAATTAGAccatccttatttattaatgttGTTAGGTCTGCAAATTTTTTCCCGCTCATTTATTTgtttaggtttgcaattatttaacctaataaattacatctaaaaaaatgaattgcaccaatttcattcttatcctcttgtcttttttttttttttgaagaaaatattttctacacttatttgatgctgtacgtttgttctagaaactatgagcatatcaatgatcatgtttgatgctttctattttatacttttttgttctagaaactatgagcatatcaatgatcacgtttgatgccttctattttatacttttttttttgtttttttttttacaatattttgtatttcatgcctttttttttttacaatattttgttcacttttttttttgaaccaattttatgcctttatttcattcctaccatgttgccttttttttttgacaatattttctacacttatttaatacgtttacaaacagaataccctaattttcatgcaaactcggctaccctaatttccatgtaaacttAGTTATATATACCCGAATTATTGATATGATTaccgaattttcttttataatattttcagatttcatacattttatgaagtgttttattttgtctactatggattatcacgtgttattttttcaccattacctattatatatatatattgcattttattattcttatGTCAACCTCTTTACAATAAACCCGAGCGGAGCACGGGTCAAAAATCTAGTTCTTTTTAAATCCTCTCACTTAAGAGAGGAAGGTTAGTGAGAGGGAGTATTTGTacgcatagttttaaaaacaaGACCAGATCGGTTGATTGAACCGATCCGACCGTGAACCAGATGGATAATCGGTTCGGTTAATATATTGGATCGGACATGCAATAAAATCGGTGCGAACCAGCGTGAATTAGACAAACTCAGTTAAAACCGACTAACCGACGGTTTAATGAGCCGATTGCGTTatagtttcttttttaatgaacaactattttatatatcaaaaaattGGAAACTGGCACTGGTGTGGGTTGAACAGACATAAAAGCAGCAGTCTAAACTATAAGAAAGACCACTGCAccattgcttttttttttttctttcaaaaataaattgttgattCTTATTAAACTACTATTATTTCAAAATACCATATGCTacattttaatttgtattttgacatttttttttgcataactTGTATTTTGTCTTGTTTTTGCATAACTTGTATTTTGTCTTGTTTTTGCATAACTTGTATCTTTGtcttttttagaagaaaaaaataaacatgtattctctttttattttttatttcatctttATAATATATTGCATAAGTAAACGTTTCTAGGTGTTTTGAAGAGcattcaaaaattaattcataGGCCAATTTATCCGGCTCATGGGGTTTTGAAGAGcattcaaaattattataaaacagATAAGGTGAATAAATATATGGTGTTGTTCCCTTATGAAAGTGTTTTAATTGATTGGAAGCCACCTGCAGAAGGTTGGTTCAAGTTGAATAGTGACGGTTCTTGTAGTAATAATAGGAGTACAAGTTGAATAGTGAAGCTAATATCAATAAGAAAATACTTTAGCTATTTTTTGTCTATCCTTGATTTTTTTGTACTGTTTGTAATGAGTCTTGTCTGATTCAGTTTGATAATTTGGTAGCAGCTAATGTATAGGAGTTTCTATCCATCGTGTTATTATTGTGTAGGTTTTTCCTTTTACGAAATTAGGCCCtctatgttataaaaaaatgtaaaattatataTGTAAGTAAATCCATACTTTTCTGAAATGTTGTTTCGTTAGATACAATTCTAAAGATTAATCTTTCCacaaattttattgaataagAGTTTTCAGTACAAATCATTTACTACAATTTGGACCGCCTGGTCCACCATAAAGAAAAGCTTGTCTATACAAAGGTCCTTCATAACCATGATACTCCAAGTCATAACAATTTGTACTAGTATCTCTATATGGCTTCATATCTTCAGGTTTTACATCAATTTCATTACGTTGTGAATCAATAATCTTTAGTCTTGCCATGAAACTCGAGTTTGTAAACTTTTCTTTAGGAAATCTCCCACTGCCCATTGGGGGAATATTCTTATTGGGTGGTGAATAAGTTTGACCTCCAAATCTGATTAAAGATGCTCCTTCTTTTAAGTGAGTGAATAAATCTTTAGGCCAATATCCAAcaaattttgattcattttcAACGTATAACCACCAATGACCTGAATGTCGATCCTACCATTATTTGAGAAATTAAGAGATAACTGAGTAAGTTACCAAGAAAAGATATTAACAAACATATTAAaactaattaagaaaaattaactCATAACGAGTTGTAAATATTTAAGgtcatatatttaattatcattcttttcaattaatttgattattactatttttaaatttcttaatagAATTATTACCGCAATTAATTAATCCATGTCTTAAATAACGtgttattaaacaaaaaatttcgcTAACATCTTTAATTTTACCTATTTGCAATTATATAGTATAATTGTGTAATAGCTTGTAAATATATATTACGGAGGTGATAtgacataataaaaaatttacctGTATGATTAAGaaaattgcaaataatttttgtgTTGCTCCAATGGAATTAGGTGGTGATATGACAGATCCAAGAGCATACTCTTTGTCACGATTGACTTGCACAAAACCTGGACAATTACTATTAAAACATCCAGTTTGATTGTAGCCATCTGCCTGCATGTTTATATCAAGTTGAATTTAAgcacaaaaacaatattttttttttccatcatattatatattatttaatgcaTTAAATTCATACTCTTACCGTCCATTGACCAGTTATTCGTAGTTGGTTGTCTCCATATAAGGTTGGAAAAACCTTGTACACAAAAAGAAATTGACATGaatagtatatataaaaaaggattttgtttttttctttcatgaaaCCATCAATACATTGGTGAAAAAGAACATTTAAGGaatcaatatttttctatatcacacactctctctctctaatattttttggtacaatactAAAATAGAGTATCAcatacacaaaaatatgaaaccATAAATACATCGGTCCAACATTCAAATGAAATTTATACATAGAAATATGAAACCATCAATATATTGGATGAACCTTGCACGTAAAAAAATGGATGTTAATAGTATATTAAAATAAGGAGTTTTTTTTCGTACAATATTAAAATGGAGTTTCATAAGTAATGAATATTTTtctccatctctctctctctctctctctctctctctctcacaatGGAATgtcatgaaataaaataaaaaatcgaaaTAAACGTAATGAAAAGTAACTAACCCCGGCTCcgacttttatgctattaagTTCTGATGATGATCCACTTTCAACCCAAATTGCTGATAAGCTGTATTGTTGTGCTTGAACTGATAGTTCATACCCAACTATGCCTGTGTACGCTCCataaattttcatgttttgaGTTGTATCAAGGGTAACAGTCTAGAGAACACAAAAACATACAATATT from Medicago truncatula cultivar Jemalong A17 chromosome 8, MtrunA17r5.0-ANR, whole genome shotgun sequence includes the following:
- the LOC25500331 gene encoding uncharacterized protein isoform X3, coding for MALILFLVLSLCITCCRVDARSKTLIDEQNQFTLSKSIMLFPTFAKNVVRSRSSYGKTTDDCPLGKVPIYNRTRSHQTITNSSSKLHIDDFRRYSQSSQRYHTVTLDTTQNMKIYGAYTGIVGYELSVQAQQYSLSAIWVESGSSSELNSIKVGAGVFPTLYGDNQLRITGQWTADGYNQTGCFNSNCPGFVQVNRDKEYALGSVISPPNSIGATQKLFAIFLIIQDRHSGHWWLYVENESKFVGYWPKDLFTHLKEGASLIRFGGQTYSPPNKNIPPMGSGRFPKEKFTNSSFMARLKIIDSQRNEIDVKPEDMKPYRDTSTNCYDLEYHGYEGPLYRQAFLYGGPGGPNCSK
- the LOC25500331 gene encoding uncharacterized protein isoform X2; translation: MALILFLVLSLCITCCRVDARSKTLIDEQNQFTLSKSIMQPALQHPLLKNHKIQLFPTFAKNVVRSRSSYGKTTDDCPLGKVPIYNRTRSHQTITNSSSKLHIDDFRRYSQSSQRYHTVTLDTTQNMKIYGAYTGIVGYELSVQAQQYSLSAIWVESGSSSELNSIKVGAGVFPTLYGDNQLRITGQWTADGYNQTGCFNSNCPGFVQVNRDKEYALGSVISPPNSIGATQKLFAIFLIIQDRHSGHWWLYVENESKFVGYWPKDLFTHLKEGASLIRFGGQTYSPPNKNIPPMGSGRFPKEKFTNSSFMARLKIIDSQRNEIDVKPEDMKPYRDTSTNCYDLEYHGYEGPLYRQAFLYGGPGGPNCSK
- the LOC25500331 gene encoding uncharacterized protein isoform X1, with product MALILFLVLSLCITCCRVDARSKTLIDEQNQFTLSKSIMHSMDNNFDCVDIYKQPALQHPLLKNHKIQLFPTFAKNVVRSRSSYGKTTDDCPLGKVPIYNRTRSHQTITNSSSKLHIDDFRRYSQSSQRYHTVTLDTTQNMKIYGAYTGIVGYELSVQAQQYSLSAIWVESGSSSELNSIKVGAGVFPTLYGDNQLRITGQWTADGYNQTGCFNSNCPGFVQVNRDKEYALGSVISPPNSIGATQKLFAIFLIIQDRHSGHWWLYVENESKFVGYWPKDLFTHLKEGASLIRFGGQTYSPPNKNIPPMGSGRFPKEKFTNSSFMARLKIIDSQRNEIDVKPEDMKPYRDTSTNCYDLEYHGYEGPLYRQAFLYGGPGGPNCSK